GGTGGGGGCCGCGTCCTCGCTCAGCGCGGCGACGATCGTCTGCGGGTCGTCGCTGGCGAACAGCGCCTCCAGCCGCGGCGGGTCCTGGATCAAACGGGTCAGCCGCCGCAGCACGGCGATGTGGGTGTCGGACTGGGCGGCGATGGCGACCACCAGGCGCGTGGTCTGGCCCGGGTTCCACTCCACGCCGTCGCGCAGTTGCAGGACGGCGATGCCGTCGCGGCGCACCAGGTGGCGGTCCTCGCCGGTGCAGTGCGGGATCGCCACGCCATGGCCCAGGAAGGTGTTGGCCAGTGCTTCGCGGCGCAGCATGCTGGCCTCGTAGGCCGGCGGCACGCAGCCGGCGGCGATCAGCAACTGCGCCGCCTGGGCGATCGCGTCGGCCTTGTCGTGGGCCTGGGCAGCGACCCGGACCAGGTCGCTGGAAACCAGGGATGAGGAGGGCGTCTGGGACACGCGGAGTCCTTGAGGGTGGGCGACGAGTGGCGCAGTGTGGGAACGTTCCCAGTCGATCGTCAATGTGCAGTGCACAATTCTTTCGGAAAAGCCTGGTGCTACTATCCGGCAGCGCCACAAAGACAGGGGGTCGACATGGAAAACAAGCGGGAACGTTGCCAGTGAGCGTCAGCATTCACGACGTAGCGCGGGTCGCCGGCGTCTCGACCTCGACGGTGTCGCGCGCACTGGGCCACGGCCCGGTCAGCGAGGAGGTGCGGGCGCGGGTGGAAGCAGCGGTGCGCGAAACCGGCTACCGCCCCAACCTGATGGCGCGGCGGCTGCGCTCGCAGCACTCGGGGGTCGTGGGCCTGATCGTCGCCGACATCCGCAATCCGTTCTTCACCGCGGCGATCCGCGCGGTCGAGGACGTGGCCTACCGCGCCGGCATGCGCGTGATCCTGTGCAATACCGACGAGGATCCGCAACGCGAGGCGTTGTACCTGCAACTGATGCAGGAAGAGCGGGTCAGCGGGCTGATCTTCGCCCCCACCCGCACCACCCAGAGCCAACTGGGCAAGTTGAGCTTCGGCCATCCGGTGGTGCTGCTGGACCGCGCCGGCAAAAGTGGCACGCACGACAGCGTGGTGCTGGACAATGCGGCGGCGATGGCGGCCCTGGTCGATCACCTGGTCGACCGGGGCGTGCGCCGGATCGGCGGCCTGTTCGGCAGGACCAGCAGCACCGCCGCCGAGCGTCGCGACGGCTATCTGGAGGCGATGCGCGGACACGGCCTGGCGCCGGATTACCGCGAGGTGGCGCCGAGCGCGGAGGCGGCGATCGCCGAGGTTCAGGACTGGCTGGCGCAGGCGTCGCGACCGGACGCGCTGGTGGCCAGCAACAGCCTGCTGCTGATGGGCGCGATGAAGGCCGCGCGCGGCGCCGGCCTGCGCATTCCGCAGGATCTGGCGCTGGCCGGCTTCGACAACGAAAGCTGGACCGACCTGGTCGAGCCCGGGATCACCGTGATCGAACAGCCGGTGGAAGAGATGGGCCGCACCGCGATGTCGTTGCTGCTGGAGCGGATGAACGCGCCGACGCAGCCCACCCGCAAAGTGGTGCTCAGCGGTCGCTGCATCGTGCGCGGATCGAGCCTGCGCTGATGGCCGCTGGGGCGTGAGGATGTGGGATGGGTGCCGCTGCGGCGACGGTACGCTGCCGCAGCGGGAGTGGTGGCTTGCTTACTCGCTGCCGTCCGGTCGCGGGTAGTCGTGCTCGGGATCGGCGTGGTCGCGCTTGGGGTCGCTGTCGGGTTGGTCGCGATCCTTCCACTGCGCATCGTCGTTGTGGATCTTGTCCGGCGTGTGGCTGCGTTGCTGGGAATCGTGGGCGTTGTCGCGGTTGGCGGGCGGGGACATGACGAACCTCCTGGATCAGGCGGGTGTGGGCGCCGGATCCGGATGGCGGTCGTGCTGCTCGGATCCGTCCAGGCGCGCCCAGCAGGCGACGACCAGGGTTTCGGCATCGCTCCAGGCGATGCGCGGCCAGGGGTGTTCGGCGTCGTAGCGCTGACGCAGACGCTGCAATCGCACGTCGTTGGATTCGCGCGGCAACTGCAGGAACACATCGCAGGCCATCTTGATCAGGCGCGCATGTTCGCTGAACGACTGCGACCCCAATTTGCCCGCCGCGTGCAGCGCTTTCCAGTGCGCCAATTCGGCTTCGACATCCACGAGCAGGCTCGGAGCGTGACTCACGCGAGTTCTCCTTGAGTGAGAGGAAAGAGGGAGGCGGAGGGTGCCCCCCTGGCAGCCACCGCTCCATCACCCTAGGCCGCGGCGCGTAAAGGTGAGGTGGTGCTCATGTGGTGTGGATGACAAGACGCGCGCTCACACGGCCACAAAGCGTGATGTTGGACGCCGACTTTCACACACAGCGTTGTGAAGGCGGCCGACGCGGCGTGTGAAGACGAGGCGCGCATGCGCGACCCGGCGTTCCGCCGATCGACTTGGTCCGCGCCGCCGCAGCCGCTTACCATGCACGAGGTCCGCGTCCGCGGGCACCCCGATTTCCCCACCACGCGCCGACGGCCGCCGCTGCCGGCGCCCGTAAAGGATTGGCATGTCCGTCGCCCCCGTGTTCGATTCCGCGCCGCCGCGCATTGCCGTGATCGGCCTCGGCTATGTCGGCCTGCCGCTGGCGGTGGCGTTCGGCGCCCGCCACGACACGCTCGGCTACGACATCGATGCGCAGCGGGTGGCGCAACTGCGCGCCGGGCACGACCAGACCCTGGAACTGGAGGCCGAGGAACTGCGCGCCGGCGTGCACCTGCGCTACAGCGACGATGCCGCCGCGCTGCGCGACCGTAACGTGTACATCGTCACCGTGCCGACCCCGATCGACGCGCACGAGCAGCCCGACCTGCAGCCGCTGCGCCAGGCCAGCGAGTTGCTGGCCGGCGTGCTCAAGCGCGGCGACCTGGTGATCTACGAGTCCACCGTCTACCCGGGCACCACCGAGGAAGTCTGCGTGCCGTTGCTCGAGCAGGGCTCGGGATTGCGCTGCGACGTCGACTTCCATTGCGGCTACAGCCCGGAGCGGGTCAACCCCGGCGACCGCCAGCGGCGCCTGGCCGACATCCGCAAGATCACCTCCGGCTCCAATCCCGCCGCCGCCGACGCGGTCGACGCGCTGTACGCCGGGATCATCGCCGCCGGCACCTGGCGCGCGCCGTCGATCCGCGTGGCCGAGGCGGCCAAGGTGGTGGAGAACATCCAGCGCGACGTCAACATCGCCCTGGTCAACGAGCTGGCGCTGATCTTCGACCGGCTCGGCATCGACACCCAGGACGTGCTGGACGCCGCCGGCACCAAGTGGAACTTCCTGCCGTTCCGGCCGGGCCTGGTCGGCGGCCATTGCATTGGCGTCGATCCTTACTACCTGCTGCACAAATCCGAGAGCGTGGGCTACCACCCGGACCTGATCCACACCGCGCGCCAGGTCAACAACCGGGTCGGCGCGCATGTCGCCACGCGGGTGCAGGCGCTGCTGGCCGGCAAGGGCGTGGCGATGGCCGATGCGTCCGTGCTGGTGCTCGGCGTCACCTTCAAGGAGAACTGCCCGGACCTGCGCAACAGCCGCGCGCTGGAGCTGGTGCAGGCGCTGGCCGCGGCCGGCGCCCGCGTCGACGCCTGCGATCCCTGGGCCGATCCGCAGGCGGCGCAGGCGCACGGCGTCGAGCTGCTGCCAGAGCCGGTGCCCGGCCGCTACGACGCGGTGGTGCTGGCGGTGGCGCACGCGGCCTACCGCGACCTGGACGCGGCGCAGATCCGCGCGCTCGGCACGCCCGACCTGGTGGTCTACGACGTCAAGTCGGTGTGGCCGCGCGCGGCGGTGGACGACCGCCTGTAAGACGGGGCGCGGGCGCGCCTGGCACCGGCAAGCTGTACCTGCGCGGAGCGGACCCGGCGGCGGTGGCAACGCCATGACCGCCACACCCTCTACACTCGCCGGCTTCAGACGCCTGCGAGGACCGCGATGCACCGCTACCTAGCCTATCTCGCCAGCTGCCTGCTGCTGGCGCTGTCCATCGCCCTGTGCGCGATCTGGCCGCTGTGGGGCTGGGGCGTGGCGGCCTTTGCCGTGTTGGCGGTGCTGGGCACCGTGGACCTGTTGCAGACCCGCAGCACCCTGCGCCGCAACTACCCGATCCTGGCGCATTTCCGCTACGGACTGGAGTCGGTCGGCCCGGAGATGCGCCAGTACTTCCTGCAGAGCGACATCGAAGAAGCGCCGTTCTCGCGGCAGCAGCGCGCCCTGGTGTACCAGCGCGCCAAGAACGTGATGGACGTGGTGCCGTTCGGCACCCAGCGCAGCACCTACGCGCCGGACTACGAGTGGATCAACCATTCGCTGGCCACCAGCGAGATCGCCGGCCACGACTTCCGCGTCACCATCGGCGCCGACTGCGCGCAGCCCTACGCGGCCAGCGTGTTCAACATCTCGGCGATGAGCTTCGGCGCGCTGTCGGCCAACGCCATCCGCGCGCTCAATGCCGGCGCGCGCCAGGGCGGCTTCTACCACGACACCGGCGAGGGCTCGATCTCGCCCTACCACCGCGA
This genomic stretch from Xanthomonas sacchari harbors:
- a CDS encoding LacI family DNA-binding transcriptional regulator; this encodes MSVSIHDVARVAGVSTSTVSRALGHGPVSEEVRARVEAAVRETGYRPNLMARRLRSQHSGVVGLIVADIRNPFFTAAIRAVEDVAYRAGMRVILCNTDEDPQREALYLQLMQEERVSGLIFAPTRTTQSQLGKLSFGHPVVLLDRAGKSGTHDSVVLDNAAAMAALVDHLVDRGVRRIGGLFGRTSSTAAERRDGYLEAMRGHGLAPDYREVAPSAEAAIAEVQDWLAQASRPDALVASNSLLLMGAMKAARGAGLRIPQDLALAGFDNESWTDLVEPGITVIEQPVEEMGRTAMSLLLERMNAPTQPTRKVVLSGRCIVRGSSLR
- a CDS encoding nucleotide sugar dehydrogenase, translated to MSVAPVFDSAPPRIAVIGLGYVGLPLAVAFGARHDTLGYDIDAQRVAQLRAGHDQTLELEAEELRAGVHLRYSDDAAALRDRNVYIVTVPTPIDAHEQPDLQPLRQASELLAGVLKRGDLVIYESTVYPGTTEEVCVPLLEQGSGLRCDVDFHCGYSPERVNPGDRQRRLADIRKITSGSNPAAADAVDALYAGIIAAGTWRAPSIRVAEAAKVVENIQRDVNIALVNELALIFDRLGIDTQDVLDAAGTKWNFLPFRPGLVGGHCIGVDPYYLLHKSESVGYHPDLIHTARQVNNRVGAHVATRVQALLAGKGVAMADASVLVLGVTFKENCPDLRNSRALELVQALAAAGARVDACDPWADPQAAQAHGVELLPEPVPGRYDAVVLAVAHAAYRDLDAAQIRALGTPDLVVYDVKSVWPRAAVDDRL